A stretch of the Cumulibacter soli genome encodes the following:
- a CDS encoding HdeD family acid-resistance protein has protein sequence MSTETTSAAEPRDASFTDSAVSVLRTALGLYGVLALVIGIMILVWPGKTAVVVTAIIAIYAIIGGAVYAGLGVFSKIESGWSRVGHIALGALYVIAGVIALLNLGATTVWLAAFIGILVGIMWIIEGIVSLSTLGGAKSKGWTVFFAIVSIIAGLVLLFSPLYAIATLWWLIGIMLVVIGVMQIVRAFTFGKGDVVL, from the coding sequence ATGTCCACTGAGACCACTTCTGCCGCAGAACCGCGTGATGCATCGTTCACCGATTCGGCTGTTTCTGTGTTACGCACCGCGCTGGGACTCTACGGAGTCTTGGCACTTGTTATCGGCATCATGATTCTGGTGTGGCCCGGCAAGACCGCCGTGGTTGTCACGGCGATCATCGCGATCTACGCGATTATCGGCGGTGCGGTGTACGCGGGCCTGGGAGTCTTCTCGAAGATCGAATCGGGATGGTCGCGCGTAGGGCATATCGCGCTCGGCGCGCTGTACGTAATCGCCGGAGTCATCGCCCTGCTCAATCTGGGCGCGACGACCGTATGGCTCGCGGCGTTCATCGGAATCCTGGTCGGAATCATGTGGATCATCGAGGGCATTGTGTCGCTGTCGACGCTAGGCGGCGCCAAATCCAAGGGCTGGACCGTCTTCTTCGCGATCGTCAGCATCATCGCCGGACTGGTCCTGCTGTTCTCGCCGCTCTACGCGATCGCGACGCTGTGGTGGCTGATCGGCATCATGCTTGTCGTGATCGGTGTGATGCAGATCGTGCGTGCCTTCACCTTCGGTAAAGGTGATGTCGTCCTGTAG
- a CDS encoding WhiB family transcriptional regulator, which produces MTAMLNRPETDLPAEPDLFAPDFGARDDLPCRQEDADLWFAESPAKLEIAKAHCQECPVLADCLMSALDRREPWGVWGGQIFEQGTVIARKRGRGRPRKNAA; this is translated from the coding sequence ATGACCGCAATGCTGAACCGTCCAGAAACCGACCTACCGGCCGAACCGGACCTTTTTGCGCCTGACTTCGGAGCGCGGGACGACCTCCCGTGCCGTCAGGAAGATGCCGATCTTTGGTTCGCAGAATCGCCAGCGAAACTCGAGATCGCAAAAGCCCACTGCCAGGAATGCCCGGTACTCGCCGATTGCTTGATGAGCGCGCTCGATCGGCGCGAGCCCTGGGGTGTGTGGGGAGGTCAGATATTCGAACAAGGAACTGTGATCGCTCGCAAGCGGGGACGTGGGCGGCCCCGTAAAAATGCAGCGTGA
- a CDS encoding ThiF family adenylyltransferase, whose protein sequence is MTLFPSPAEDAVPAANAAGLPIIPWLPATLRRAWRAPGVLQIGADASRAVVLRNVSTDVAAFLAGLDGTRTLRQVLEASDAHGLHGPIADRYRAVLRTLTEKGLVIDLADELEGRELAQHPLLLGALAPEVHGRALGNLRASPAATMRARAIARTVIVGDRRIAPAIAAILAASGVRHIAVVQSGVVTPSDLVPGGPRPQDLGRPRAHATHDALARAAVDVETGAPRAGDQPDLVILADGAASSDARVRMLMRTGTPFLPVGVRERRVVVGPFVIPGESSCLACQDAIRRDLDQRWAMIDAQLRHTPTSPGDGGETPLVMIGAGLAAAQILQWIDNERLPETINATLELSLPDLVLERRYWPRHEACSCQFEVH, encoded by the coding sequence ATGACGTTGTTTCCCTCCCCGGCCGAAGACGCCGTACCTGCGGCCAACGCTGCCGGGTTGCCAATAATCCCCTGGCTGCCGGCCACTCTCCGCCGCGCGTGGCGCGCGCCGGGCGTACTACAAATCGGCGCGGACGCGTCGCGCGCCGTCGTCCTGCGCAACGTCAGCACGGACGTCGCCGCCTTCCTCGCCGGACTCGACGGCACACGTACCCTGCGTCAGGTCCTCGAGGCCTCCGACGCGCACGGCCTACACGGACCGATCGCCGATCGATACCGCGCCGTGCTGCGCACGCTCACCGAGAAGGGCCTGGTGATCGACCTAGCCGATGAACTCGAGGGTCGAGAACTCGCGCAGCACCCGCTGTTACTCGGCGCGCTCGCACCTGAGGTACACGGGCGTGCCTTGGGCAATCTCCGCGCGAGCCCAGCGGCGACGATGCGCGCACGCGCTATCGCCCGCACCGTAATAGTGGGCGATCGACGCATCGCCCCGGCGATCGCGGCCATCCTCGCCGCGTCCGGCGTACGTCATATCGCCGTAGTGCAGTCCGGTGTGGTGACCCCTAGCGACCTGGTGCCGGGCGGGCCCCGGCCGCAGGACCTGGGACGTCCACGCGCGCACGCTACGCACGACGCACTGGCCCGCGCTGCGGTCGACGTCGAGACGGGCGCGCCGCGCGCCGGCGATCAGCCGGACCTCGTCATTCTCGCCGACGGCGCCGCTTCGAGCGACGCGCGCGTGCGCATGCTGATGCGCACTGGCACACCGTTCCTACCGGTCGGCGTACGTGAGCGTCGCGTAGTCGTCGGCCCGTTCGTGATTCCCGGCGAATCCAGCTGTCTGGCCTGCCAGGACGCGATCCGGCGCGATCTCGATCAACGATGGGCGATGATCGACGCACAGTTGCGCCACACTCCGACGTCACCCGGGGACGGCGGCGAGACCCCGTTGGTGATGATCGGTGCGGGACTCGCTGCCGCGCAGATACTGCAGTGGATCGACAACGAACGCCTACCCGAAACGATCAACGCCACATTGGAACTATCACTGCCCGACCTCGTGCTCGAACGACGCTACTGGCCGCGACATGAGGCATGCTCCTGCCAGTTCGAAGTCCACTAG
- a CDS encoding zinc-dependent metalloprotease, with product MTKPPFGFNASGADDDPSEENNDQTPQPSNPFGFSFPGMPGGQMPTDLNALMPMIQQLQSMLSGTSGSGPVNWDLAKQTAVNAARQNEKSARTNLADVQQAIQIADLWLTDASTFPSGVRKTDVWTRSEWVSRTLSVWAQLCDPVAAKMVTAMTSLLPEDGVQSIPGLGQMPGLESMMQAMGGMMFGGQVGQALAQLSGEVLTSTDIGLPLGPEGTAVLVAQNVDELADALEHDVAEVRLYLALRESAYHRLFVHVPWLRKRLLATIETYAAGISIDKDAIERSLSDISPEDLQSNPEKIQEVMSSGVFEPQQTEAQKQQLAALETLLALIEGWVDRVVAAAAGQRLPGAQVLSEMMRRRRATGGPAEQTFATLVGLELRPRRLRDAAAMWERIESEKGIAGRDALWEHPDLLPTSEDFSAPSADDDEPKLTEADFDALLGYDPGSDDSDSGPDDAGAR from the coding sequence ATGACGAAGCCGCCGTTCGGTTTCAACGCTTCCGGTGCGGACGATGACCCGTCCGAGGAGAACAACGACCAAACGCCGCAGCCGTCAAACCCGTTTGGTTTCTCGTTTCCGGGGATGCCCGGCGGCCAGATGCCGACGGATCTGAACGCGTTGATGCCGATGATTCAGCAACTACAGAGCATGCTGTCGGGCACCTCTGGCTCAGGGCCGGTGAACTGGGATCTCGCCAAGCAGACCGCCGTGAACGCAGCGCGCCAGAACGAGAAGTCTGCGCGCACCAACCTCGCCGACGTACAGCAGGCGATCCAGATCGCGGATCTGTGGCTGACCGACGCGAGCACCTTCCCTAGCGGCGTACGCAAGACAGACGTGTGGACCCGCAGCGAGTGGGTCTCTCGCACCCTCAGCGTATGGGCGCAATTGTGCGACCCAGTCGCCGCCAAAATGGTGACGGCGATGACCTCGCTGCTGCCTGAGGACGGAGTTCAGTCGATTCCGGGACTGGGCCAGATGCCTGGGCTCGAGTCGATGATGCAGGCGATGGGCGGAATGATGTTCGGCGGGCAGGTCGGGCAGGCGCTGGCACAGCTCTCCGGCGAGGTACTGACTTCGACCGATATCGGCCTCCCCCTCGGCCCGGAGGGCACCGCCGTACTCGTCGCACAGAACGTTGACGAACTCGCCGATGCGCTGGAGCACGATGTCGCTGAGGTGCGGCTGTATTTGGCGCTACGGGAGTCGGCGTATCACCGTCTGTTCGTGCACGTGCCGTGGCTGCGCAAGCGACTGCTGGCCACGATCGAGACGTACGCCGCTGGGATCAGCATCGATAAAGATGCGATCGAACGGTCCCTGTCGGACATCTCCCCCGAGGACCTGCAGAGCAATCCAGAAAAGATTCAAGAGGTCATGTCCAGTGGGGTGTTCGAGCCGCAACAGACCGAGGCCCAAAAGCAGCAGCTCGCGGCGCTGGAGACGTTGCTGGCACTGATCGAGGGCTGGGTCGACCGCGTCGTCGCCGCGGCTGCGGGACAGCGGCTGCCAGGCGCGCAGGTGCTCTCGGAGATGATGCGCCGCCGCCGCGCAACCGGTGGTCCGGCGGAGCAGACATTCGCAACCCTGGTCGGGCTCGAATTGCGGCCACGTCGACTGCGTGACGCGGCTGCGATGTGGGAGCGGATCGAGTCCGAGAAGGGCATCGCGGGGCGCGACGCGCTCTGGGAGCACCCGGATCTGTTGCCGACCTCGGAGGACTTCTCTGCCCCGTCGGCCGATGATGACGAACCCAAGTTGACCGAGGCCGATTTCGACGCGCTACTCGGCTACGACCCAGGCTCGGACGACTCCGATTCCGGGCCGGACGACGCGGGCGCACGCTGA
- a CDS encoding M48 family metallopeptidase, whose amino-acid sequence MPRNDVHIERRTIDGTVVEVRRSTRRRRSVHAFRDGELIVLQVPAALSAPEVDAWAARMIARVAAKETQRRTRTPRSDDALAARAVALSAQYLDGAATPASIRWVRNQNSRWGSCTPASRTIRLSHRLQAMPDWVVDYVILHELAHLLEASHGRRFWALVNRYPRSERAQGFLEGVANAAGIADAWPRTDDIAEGGTH is encoded by the coding sequence GTGCCTAGAAACGACGTCCACATCGAGCGCCGCACGATCGACGGCACCGTCGTCGAGGTCCGGCGTAGCACGCGTCGCCGCCGAAGCGTGCATGCGTTCCGCGACGGCGAACTGATCGTGCTGCAGGTGCCCGCCGCGTTGAGCGCGCCCGAAGTTGATGCCTGGGCTGCTCGCATGATCGCGCGAGTCGCGGCTAAAGAGACGCAGCGGCGTACGCGTACGCCGCGTAGTGACGACGCGCTGGCCGCGCGTGCCGTGGCTCTCTCGGCGCAGTACCTCGACGGTGCCGCGACACCCGCGAGCATCCGGTGGGTGCGCAATCAGAACTCTCGGTGGGGCTCATGCACCCCGGCGAGCAGAACGATCCGGCTTTCGCATCGCCTGCAAGCGATGCCCGACTGGGTCGTGGACTACGTGATCCTGCACGAGTTGGCGCATCTACTCGAAGCCAGTCACGGCCGGCGGTTCTGGGCGCTGGTCAATCGATATCCGCGATCCGAGCGCGCCCAAGGGTTCCTGGAAGGCGTCGCCAATGCCGCCGGTATTGCCGACGCCTGGCCGCGTACGGATGACATTGCGGAGGGTGGCACTCACTGA
- a CDS encoding UPF0182 family protein: MAVRPPTVSLGLSKRARILLIVGVVIVVLVIAASLISQLLVHYWWFQETGYTSVFWTTWRTRGILFAIFGVIAALIVGFNVFLAYRLRPAFRPMTAEQQNLDQYRRILEPRSKLSLIVITLAAFLFGGYAGQAEYKSYLLWANSTPFGVTDPEFGMDVSFYTFELPFWRFVLSFLFVVIAVSLVLAAVVHYLYGGIRLNTPGQRFATGALGHLAVLLGVFVLMKAVGYWFDRYDLLFSTRGKNFDGASAADVNAMLPAKTILAIVAIICAIAFFATLIMKNFAIPAMSLALMVVASLAIGAAYPAIYNRFVVEPNADVEEAQYIERAMDATLAAYGLEDVKYEDYPAEATAEPAAIRADTGTIPHLRLLDPNVISDVVQQQQQVRNIYSFPDKLDIDRYTIDGETTEYIVAVRELDPSNFTERQSNWINQHTVYTHGYGLVAAPANEMDASGLPNFVNSEFEGGLIEVDQPRIYYGELNNEYAIVGNDGGPDREFDRPVGEDGDSEVKTTYDGEGGVPVNNIFSKMVFAINYAETNFVLNDSIGSNSKVIYNRTPRERVEAVAPFITADGDPYPAVIDGRIKWIVDGYTTSDKYPYSAQMSLQETTTDAQTGTGTAALPDETVNYVRNSVKATVDAYDGTVTVYEWDEEDPVLQTWEKVYPGVITPKSDIPEELSAHFRYPEDIFKIQRQLITQYHVTDAGQFYSEDGFWKVASDPNGAQGDQPAYYVRSQLPGEKKSTFKLTSALTAQNKDNLTAYVSAASDPGSYGEITVLTMPPSSNVFGPGQVQSQFKSDETVKTSIRNLGSDGSHIIWGNLLTVPLAGGLLYVEPMYVQGSSNAAYPTMQNILMQYGQEVAIVKTIQEGLDQLFGPGAGDNAQDMPGGTGDTGSSGDPDDSGDGSDNGDTNAGSTPPPGGGSAGGSSSPAVIAANTELQDAIAAYDEAAKAGDYAAMGEAQAKVHEAAKALDEALVADAPADGD, from the coding sequence GTGGCTGTTCGACCGCCGACAGTGTCGTTAGGGCTCAGTAAGCGAGCTCGAATACTGCTGATTGTCGGCGTGGTGATCGTGGTATTGGTCATAGCGGCGTCACTGATCTCCCAGCTGCTCGTGCACTACTGGTGGTTCCAAGAAACCGGCTACACCTCGGTGTTCTGGACCACCTGGCGCACCCGCGGAATCTTGTTCGCCATCTTCGGCGTCATCGCTGCCTTGATCGTGGGCTTCAATGTCTTCCTGGCGTACCGGTTACGACCGGCCTTCCGGCCGATGACCGCCGAGCAGCAGAACTTGGACCAGTACCGTCGCATACTGGAACCGCGCAGCAAACTTTCGTTGATCGTGATCACCCTCGCGGCATTCCTGTTCGGCGGATACGCGGGCCAGGCCGAGTACAAGTCTTATCTGTTGTGGGCGAACTCGACACCGTTTGGGGTCACCGACCCTGAGTTCGGCATGGACGTGTCTTTCTACACGTTCGAATTACCGTTCTGGCGATTCGTGCTGAGCTTCCTGTTCGTAGTGATCGCCGTATCGCTCGTACTCGCCGCCGTCGTGCACTACTTGTACGGTGGGATCCGGCTGAACACGCCGGGGCAGCGATTCGCCACGGGCGCGCTAGGACACCTCGCCGTGCTGCTGGGCGTGTTCGTGCTGATGAAAGCCGTCGGCTACTGGTTTGACCGATATGACCTGTTGTTCTCCACCAGGGGTAAGAACTTCGACGGTGCGTCTGCGGCCGATGTGAACGCGATGCTGCCGGCCAAGACGATCCTGGCGATCGTGGCCATCATCTGTGCGATTGCCTTCTTCGCGACGTTGATCATGAAGAACTTCGCGATCCCGGCGATGTCGCTGGCCCTGATGGTGGTAGCCAGCCTCGCTATCGGGGCGGCATACCCGGCGATTTACAACCGGTTCGTGGTCGAGCCGAACGCCGACGTCGAGGAGGCGCAATATATCGAACGCGCCATGGACGCGACATTGGCGGCGTACGGCCTCGAAGACGTCAAGTACGAGGACTATCCGGCTGAAGCGACCGCGGAACCCGCCGCGATCCGGGCCGACACCGGGACGATCCCGCACCTGCGACTGCTCGATCCGAACGTGATCTCGGACGTCGTCCAGCAGCAACAGCAGGTCCGTAATATCTACTCGTTCCCGGACAAGCTCGATATCGACCGCTACACCATCGACGGCGAGACGACCGAATACATCGTTGCGGTGCGCGAACTCGATCCGTCGAACTTCACCGAACGTCAGTCGAACTGGATCAACCAGCACACCGTCTACACGCACGGGTACGGGCTGGTGGCCGCACCGGCGAACGAGATGGACGCCTCGGGCCTGCCGAACTTCGTGAATTCCGAGTTCGAAGGCGGCCTGATCGAGGTCGACCAACCTCGGATCTATTACGGCGAACTGAATAACGAGTACGCGATCGTCGGTAACGACGGCGGTCCGGATCGAGAATTCGATCGTCCGGTGGGCGAAGACGGTGACTCCGAGGTGAAGACGACCTACGACGGCGAAGGCGGCGTACCGGTCAACAACATCTTCTCGAAAATGGTCTTCGCGATTAACTATGCCGAGACGAACTTCGTGCTCAACGACAGCATCGGCAGCAACTCGAAGGTCATCTACAACCGCACTCCGCGCGAGCGCGTCGAGGCCGTCGCGCCGTTCATCACCGCGGACGGCGACCCGTACCCCGCCGTGATCGACGGCCGGATCAAGTGGATCGTCGACGGCTACACGACCAGTGACAAGTACCCGTATTCCGCGCAGATGAGTCTGCAAGAGACCACCACCGATGCCCAGACCGGCACCGGCACCGCGGCATTGCCGGACGAGACAGTCAACTACGTCCGTAATTCGGTCAAGGCGACGGTGGACGCGTACGACGGCACGGTCACGGTGTACGAGTGGGACGAGGAAGATCCGGTCTTGCAGACCTGGGAAAAGGTCTACCCGGGAGTGATCACGCCGAAGTCCGACATCCCCGAGGAGTTGTCCGCGCACTTCCGGTACCCGGAAGACATCTTCAAGATTCAGCGTCAGCTGATCACCCAGTACCACGTCACTGACGCCGGCCAGTTCTACAGCGAAGACGGCTTCTGGAAGGTCGCCAGTGATCCGAACGGGGCTCAGGGAGACCAGCCTGCGTACTACGTTCGTTCGCAACTTCCGGGTGAGAAGAAGTCGACGTTCAAGTTGACCTCTGCGTTGACCGCGCAGAACAAGGACAACCTCACGGCGTACGTCTCTGCTGCCAGCGATCCCGGTTCGTACGGCGAGATCACCGTCTTGACGATGCCGCCGTCCTCGAACGTCTTCGGGCCGGGGCAGGTGCAGTCGCAGTTCAAGTCGGACGAGACGGTGAAGACCTCGATTCGTAACCTGGGCAGCGACGGATCGCACATCATCTGGGGCAACCTGCTGACCGTGCCGCTGGCCGGTGGATTGCTGTACGTCGAGCCGATGTACGTACAGGGCTCGTCGAATGCCGCGTACCCGACGATGCAGAACATCCTGATGCAGTACGGCCAGGAAGTCGCGATCGTCAAGACGATCCAGGAGGGACTGGACCAACTGTTCGGGCCTGGCGCCGGTGACAACGCGCAAGATATGCCTGGCGGGACGGGGGATACCGGCTCCTCTGGCGACCCTGATGATTCGGGTGACGGCTCCGACAATGGGGATACGAACGCGGGCTCAACTCCGCCGCCGGGCGGTGGTTCCGCGGGAGGGTCGTCGTCCCCGGCGGTGATCGCGGCGAACACCGAGTTGCAGGATGCGATCGCGGCGTACGACGAGGCCGCGAAGGCGGGAGATTACGCTGCGATGGGCGAGGCGCAGGCGAAGGTGCATGAGGCTGCCAAGGCGCTGGACGAGGCGCTTGTCGCTGACGCTCCCGCCGACGGGGACTAG
- a CDS encoding ABC1 kinase family protein, with translation MEGVSEPPERSARRTAKLASLPLSAAGRAATGVGRRLAGRSSEEVAAANRERAAAQLFEVLGNLKGGAMKLGQALSVFEAALPDGIAAPYREALVKLQEEAPPMPISTVYRVLDEQFGTRWRERFHHFDEQPAAAASIGQVHRGTWHDGRDVAVKIQYPGAGPALMADLNQLSRLARVYGMVTPGLDIKPLLAEIRSRVEDELDYRLEATTQRAFATAFADDPDFLVPSVVASAPYVVISEWIDGTPLRKVISDGTKTERDRSGHLLATLTFAGPARAGYLHADPHPGNYRLMDDGRLGVLDFGAVKELPDGLPPFIGEIMTLVLQNDPMAALQGLREHNFLREDIEVDPYELMDYVGSVLDPVRYERFQFTREWMQTEAARLTNPRGPALKFGRQLNLPSEYVMIHRVLLGSIGILCQLGTESSFRAIATEWLPGFTA, from the coding sequence ATGGAGGGCGTGTCTGAGCCTCCTGAGCGATCTGCCCGCCGGACGGCCAAGCTTGCCTCACTCCCGCTGAGCGCCGCTGGCCGCGCCGCCACCGGTGTGGGTCGACGACTAGCCGGACGCAGTTCAGAGGAGGTCGCCGCCGCGAACCGAGAACGCGCGGCCGCGCAACTTTTCGAGGTTCTGGGCAACCTCAAAGGCGGCGCAATGAAGCTCGGTCAAGCGCTGTCGGTGTTCGAGGCCGCATTGCCTGACGGCATTGCCGCGCCGTACCGCGAGGCGCTGGTCAAGCTTCAGGAGGAAGCTCCGCCGATGCCGATCAGCACCGTGTACCGCGTGCTCGATGAACAGTTCGGCACGCGCTGGCGCGAGCGCTTCCACCACTTCGACGAACAGCCGGCCGCGGCTGCCAGCATCGGTCAGGTGCATCGCGGTACCTGGCACGACGGCCGAGATGTCGCGGTGAAGATCCAATACCCCGGCGCGGGCCCGGCACTGATGGCGGACCTCAATCAGCTCAGCCGACTGGCGCGGGTGTACGGCATGGTCACGCCCGGACTGGACATCAAGCCGTTGCTTGCCGAAATCCGCAGCCGGGTCGAAGACGAACTGGACTATCGGCTCGAGGCCACCACCCAACGCGCGTTCGCTACCGCCTTTGCCGATGATCCGGACTTCCTCGTCCCGTCCGTCGTAGCCAGCGCGCCGTACGTCGTGATCAGCGAATGGATCGACGGAACGCCGCTACGTAAGGTAATCAGCGACGGGACGAAGACCGAACGAGATCGCAGCGGCCACCTCCTGGCGACGCTCACATTCGCTGGCCCAGCACGCGCCGGCTACCTGCACGCGGACCCACACCCCGGCAACTACCGACTGATGGACGACGGTCGCCTCGGCGTGCTCGACTTCGGGGCGGTCAAGGAGCTACCGGACGGACTACCACCGTTCATCGGCGAAATAATGACCCTGGTACTACAGAACGACCCGATGGCAGCCTTACAGGGGTTACGTGAGCACAACTTCCTACGCGAGGACATCGAGGTCGACCCATACGAACTCATGGACTACGTCGGCTCGGTGCTCGACCCGGTGCGTTACGAACGCTTCCAGTTCACTCGCGAATGGATGCAGACCGAGGCAGCGCGACTGACCAACCCTCGTGGGCCGGCGTTGAAGTTCGGGCGCCAACTCAATCTGCCGAGCGAGTACGTCATGATCCACCGCGTGCTGCTCGGGTCGATCGGAATCTTGTGTCAGTTGGGTACCGAATCGAGTTTCCGCGCGATAGCCACCGAGTGGCTCCCCGGGTTCACCGCCTAA
- a CDS encoding YlbL family protein, protein MTRRVQTLLTGVAVLIVLVLALAFIRLPYIALVPGPTVNTLGKYNDTPIIEIEGKTPNKTSGNLNLTTIGIVDEISIIQAISGWFSGDSAIVPREVYYPPTQTREETTEQNRQAFVQSESAAIVASMDYLGYPKMVVVVTPPEDSDIAAGDALQAIDGTPVATTDALSGALQKIEPGTTVTVDYLHNGAEQSTDIVTTEPPEDAGVDGSLLGATVTERGYGGFSVNFPENDIGGPSAGLMLTLGIIDLVGDEPLIDGEFIAGTGEISPDGKVGPIGGIRFKIIAATEAGAELFLTPAENCAEALDDPPDDAPPLAKVSTLQDAVDAIEAYRAGQDFPVCS, encoded by the coding sequence ATGACCCGACGCGTGCAGACCCTGCTCACCGGCGTCGCCGTCCTCATCGTATTAGTGCTCGCCCTGGCATTTATTCGGTTGCCCTACATCGCGTTGGTGCCCGGTCCCACGGTCAACACGCTGGGGAAGTACAACGACACGCCGATCATCGAGATCGAAGGTAAGACGCCGAACAAGACGTCCGGCAACTTGAACCTGACCACGATCGGCATCGTTGATGAGATCTCGATCATCCAGGCCATCAGCGGCTGGTTCTCCGGTGACAGTGCAATCGTGCCGCGCGAGGTGTACTACCCGCCGACGCAAACCCGCGAGGAGACCACCGAACAGAATCGGCAGGCCTTCGTGCAAAGCGAGAGTGCCGCGATCGTCGCGTCGATGGATTACCTGGGTTACCCGAAGATGGTCGTCGTCGTCACGCCGCCGGAAGACTCGGACATCGCCGCCGGCGATGCGCTCCAGGCCATCGACGGAACGCCCGTGGCCACCACAGACGCACTTTCGGGCGCACTGCAGAAGATTGAACCGGGTACGACCGTCACCGTCGACTACTTACATAACGGTGCGGAACAGAGCACCGACATCGTCACCACCGAACCGCCCGAGGACGCCGGCGTCGACGGATCGCTGCTGGGCGCCACAGTTACTGAGCGCGGGTACGGCGGATTCAGCGTGAACTTTCCGGAGAATGACATCGGCGGACCGTCGGCCGGCCTCATGCTCACGCTCGGGATTATCGATCTCGTCGGTGACGAGCCGTTGATCGATGGCGAGTTCATCGCCGGCACCGGTGAAATCAGCCCCGACGGCAAGGTCGGACCAATCGGCGGCATCCGGTTCAAGATCATCGCCGCGACCGAGGCCGGAGCCGAACTATTTCTGACGCCGGCGGAAAATTGCGCCGAAGCGCTGGACGATCCACCGGACGACGCGCCGCCGTTGGCCAAGGTGAGCACTTTGCAGGACGCCGTCGATGCGATCGAGGCGTACCGCGCAGGGCAGGACTTCCCGGTCTGCTCATAG